Genomic DNA from Oryza sativa Japonica Group chromosome 5, ASM3414082v1:
TACTGGAAAATATTTTGTGACAGAGGAAGTACACGGTATTATGGCATGTGTACCGAGCCGGCGAGAGCGAGACCAAAACCCATatacaccgccgccgcgccaccactTTCACCCCTTGATCGATCACGCCAATTACCGGGTgcagctgcaagcctgcaacggCCAAAATGTCCTGGAGGCTGGAGTTACGGTTTTACCTCTCCGCTCCGCTGCGCGCGTCCAGCCGCGGCCCGCCCGACCACCTTTTCACCTCCGGATCACCACCGCAATGGCTCGCCGCACCACGCGACTATTTTACGGCTCCCCAGGCAGCCGCCTAACCACAGCCCACACACCCACATCCCACAGGCCGCGCTTTCTTTCTCAAAGCTTTAAAGCGCTCTCCCCCGCACGCTACGGACACGACAACGGGAGCCGAAAACCGCAGGGGGTTCACGGGCCGCCGCCCCCACTGCACCCTCTCCCACCCCCATCACGGCGCCTCCTCGccctcgcgccgcccgccgtgtGCCATGGCGGAAGTAGCGGCGACGCAGCacggccacgccgtcgccgcgcgcgcaatgccgggCCGCGGCGAGGTGGACACGTCGTCCCCGTTCGAGTCCGTGCGCCAGGCCGTCGACctgttcggcggcggcgccctctccccctggcgccaccaccacccgcctccgcctccgccgcccccacCCCTGCAACTCCGCCCGGAGGTCAGTCCATGTCCATCCCTCGCAGCTACTCTACCCTGTCGGCATCTCGCCTAGCCCATCCAACTGACTGCTTTTGCTTCTGCTCACGCCGCGACgctcgccaccttcgccttttATCTCCACTCCGTTCCCAAATCGCTCCATTTCTTGACCCATCTGCTCCGAGAAATCTTAGTACAAACGAATTGATCGTGGTAGTACGGGTGGTTCTGTAATCCCACCATGTTTGCACTTTCCCACGTTGTTCAAAGCTTCAGCGACTGTCAGGTTCGCATTAAATTTGGGGGTGAGGAGGATTGGTTGTTTGCAGCGCTAAAAATGCTTCCTTTTCGGTGGAGTGGTTCGAGCACTGGTTGTTGTGGGCGGCTGTGACATCACACTATGAGGGGCATTGTCGATCGATTCCGAGCGGAAAGTAGCCGGATACATCATCACATTTAGTATCGGTAGATACACACGACCTGCTCGGCCCGACATTGCGAGGGCATAAAGGGCCACAGCGACTGGATCTTGATGTTGACGGTTTAATTACTGCCAGTAGGTGAAACAGGCCCCTGGCATTGCATTGCATTTCCAGATCGAATTATGGGTATCAGTTCGACATTACAGAACAAAAATCTCTGCATAGTGGGAGCAAATTAGTTTCTGAATTTTATGTTTGTAGTGGCATTGTTGGTTGTTAGTGGCACCGCCATGATTCTCATTGCTAGCAAGCTTCTTTTAACATGTTTGGCCTATGAAATTGTTGCTCTTCTCCTATACATTTGTTACTGTCTACGAAATATCTCGGTTTCTCGGTTCACATTGCCTGAATATAGACATTCATTGTGCAATCTGGGATGCCCTTTTTCAGGAGGTAGAACTTATGAAAGTTGAGGAACAAACTGTGAAGTTAGAGATGGAGCTTTTTGTCAAGGAAAAAGAAACGTTTAAGGTTTTGAAAGAATTACAGGCAACAAAGCAGGTTGCTGACAACTTGAAGTTACAGTTAGAGAAGGCGGCATCTGAGAGTGCAGCTTCTGCAAGAGGTCACAGTGATGCAGGGAAGGTGTATCCACTCCCTGACACCGAACGGAAATGCAGTTACCATACTGGGCAGCCGGTCGAGAGCGCAAAAGGAAATCAGTCCGCGCTAACCACATTGATCAAGCTGAATCAGGCAAAGGCATTCCTAAACATGGATACTGTCATGACGATTAAGAGGCAGATAGAGGAGGAGAAAGGATCACTTGAAAAAACTCGTGAGAGGTTACAGTTGAACAGAGCGAAGGCTTCATCACTTGAAGCAGACTTAAACAAAATTGTTTCACAGTTACAAGCAGCAAGAGGCCCCAAACCTACTCTTGAACCTTCTGATATCTGGTTGCAGATGAAACAGTTAAATTCAGAGAAAGAGAAACACAGGAAGATTGCTGATGACTCGAAGAATGAGATTGGCGAATTAACCGCCACGATTGAGCACACAAAGTCCAGGACGAAGACCCTACAATTCAGGATTGTCATGGCTGAAAAATTGAAGGAAGCCTCAAGGCGCGGAGAAGCTCTTGCTCTTGCAGAGAGAAAGAACCTGAGCAATGGGGAGCACGAGGCCAGTACCGCATCCGATGTCACACTTTCTGTCGAAGAACACTCAGTGCTGGTGCAAAAAGCAGAAGAAGCAGATGCCGCGTGTAGGAAGAAAATCGACGCGGCAATGCAAGAGCTGGATCAAGCAAACCGGGGCAAACTGGAACTCTTGGAAAGAGTAGAGGAGGCAATGGCTGCAGTTGAGACCAGCAGGAAGGCTTTGGAGGAAGCCCTAAAGAGGGAGGAATCCACGAACAAAGCGAAGCTCGTAGCCGAAGAATCACTCAGAAAGCTGAGGTCCGAGCAAATCATCCAGAATTGGCGGCCCACCGGCAACAGCTCCGTCAAATTCAAGACCTcagcagcgacgacggcggcggtggtggctcaCCGGAGAGCCGGCTCCGGGATCTACGACGTGAACGGGCTGAGCCTGGTGACGGCGACGCCCAAGAGCACGAAGGCGATGTCCATCGGGCAGATCCTGAGCATGAAGCTGGACCACCGGGAGCTCGAGGTCGccggcaagggcggcggcgccaagaAGAAGGTGTCGCTGGGGCAGATCCTGAGCCAGAAGTACGACGCCCTGTCGCCGCTGAGGATCGATCACGGCGGCGCGTCGCGCAGGCAGTTCCACCCCAGGAGGAGGAAGCTGGGGTTCGTCGTGTACGCGCTGCTCCTCGCCAAGCACAGGCACAGGAAGAAGaggcagcccgccgccgccgccgccgccgactcctcctCTTGCACCCATGGCAGCTTCAGCACCAAGGCTGTGTATTAAttagc
This window encodes:
- the LOC4339098 gene encoding WEB family protein At2g38370, whose product is MAEVAATQHGHAVAARAMPGRGEVDTSSPFESVRQAVDLFGGGALSPWRHHHPPPPPPPPPLQLRPEEVELMKVEEQTVKLEMELFVKEKETFKVLKELQATKQVADNLKLQLEKAASESAASARGHSDAGKVYPLPDTERKCSYHTGQPVESAKGNQSALTTLIKLNQAKAFLNMDTVMTIKRQIEEEKGSLEKTRERLQLNRAKASSLEADLNKIVSQLQAARGPKPTLEPSDIWLQMKQLNSEKEKHRKIADDSKNEIGELTATIEHTKSRTKTLQFRIVMAEKLKEASRRGEALALAERKNLSNGEHEASTASDVTLSVEEHSVLVQKAEEADAACRKKIDAAMQELDQANRGKLELLERVEEAMAAVETSRKALEEALKREESTNKAKLVAEESLRKLRSEQIIQNWRPTGNSSVKFKTSAATTAAVVAHRRAGSGIYDVNGLSLVTATPKSTKAMSIGQILSMKLDHRELEVAGKGGGAKKKVSLGQILSQKYDALSPLRIDHGGASRRQFHPRRRKLGFVVYALLLAKHRHRKKRQPAAAAAADSSSCTHGSFSTKAVY